The Sulfurimonas lithotrophica genome includes a region encoding these proteins:
- the lpxA gene encoding acyl-ACP--UDP-N-acetylglucosamine O-acyltransferase: protein MSKISPQAIIEDGAVIGENVEIGAFCFISSESTIGDGTTIAQGACIYGKTTIGKNNRIFSHAVIGSIPQDLKFRGEEVELIIGDNNTIREFTLFNPGTEGGGSKTVIGNNNLFMGYVHLGHDVIVGNNCILANSAALAGHVEIGDHVVIGGGGVAVHQFVHIGDYAMIGGASALTQDVPPYCMAEGNRATLRGLNLNGLRRHLERDDINEIKSAYRKLFESGQPLKDSAAEILKDSKNSFVKNICEFAIETKRGIPYERKTK from the coding sequence ATGAGTAAAATATCACCGCAAGCAATCATAGAAGATGGGGCTGTAATAGGTGAAAATGTAGAGATTGGAGCATTTTGTTTTATCTCAAGTGAATCGACTATCGGAGACGGTACTACTATTGCACAAGGTGCTTGTATATACGGTAAAACTACCATCGGCAAAAACAATAGAATATTTTCTCATGCGGTTATAGGCTCAATCCCTCAAGATTTAAAATTTAGGGGTGAAGAAGTTGAACTTATTATCGGAGACAATAATACAATTCGTGAATTTACGCTTTTTAACCCTGGAACCGAAGGCGGTGGCAGTAAAACCGTAATCGGGAACAATAATCTTTTTATGGGTTATGTTCATCTTGGACATGATGTTATAGTAGGAAACAACTGTATATTGGCAAATTCTGCTGCATTAGCCGGACATGTCGAGATAGGAGACCATGTAGTTATAGGCGGAGGCGGAGTAGCAGTGCATCAGTTTGTACACATAGGTGACTATGCAATGATTGGCGGAGCAAGTGCACTGACACAAGACGTACCTCCGTATTGTATGGCCGAGGGTAACCGTGCAACTCTTAGAGGACTTAACCTTAACGGTCTTAGACGCCATTTGGAACGCGATGATATAAATGAGATAAAATCAGCTTATAGAAAACTTTTTGAAAGCGGTCAGCCGTTAAAAGACAGTGCTGCTGAAATCTTAAAAGATTCTAAAAACAGTTTTGTCAAAAATATATGTGAATTTGCCATAGAGACAAAAAGAGGTATACCTTATGAAAGGAAAACCAAATGA
- a CDS encoding sensor histidine kinase, with translation MFISKIDNYFMKKKNSITIKQADFFTIFIVFIFTVIFAFLLIEENYFDYERTLLKELSISGENLNEEQMQKYHETKKELKRIFIKNTIAIATLAFILFTIVLGLYKILNYLLQRDLQVFLKFFKETAHKDYVLNPHTIFFKDFKIMVGYANNMVDTISEQKRILKDLNQNLEDRVKKKTINLQETNKKLLQEKEFSEEILDAQKKFLRYTVHETNTPLSVILTSIELYTMKHPKDKHLSKIEAAVKNIFSIYDDLSYLVKKDQVEYPKSMINFGDYISYRIDFFKDVATMSKVSFDYNVPEENLHIYFNKTKLQRIVDNTITNAIKYTLAGEIIDVNLKQFGSNIEFSMSSKSKAIKEIDKVFEAYYREEKNREGFGLGLQMVRNICDEEGVEIKVSSDENKTSFTYVFKMIGE, from the coding sequence ATGTTCATAAGTAAGATAGATAATTATTTTATGAAGAAAAAAAATAGTATTACTATAAAACAAGCTGATTTTTTTACAATATTTATCGTATTTATTTTTACTGTTATATTTGCGTTTTTACTTATTGAAGAAAATTATTTTGATTACGAAAGAACACTTTTAAAAGAGTTGTCTATATCCGGAGAAAATCTTAACGAAGAACAGATGCAAAAATATCACGAAACAAAAAAAGAACTAAAAAGAATATTTATAAAAAATACAATTGCAATTGCTACACTCGCTTTTATACTTTTTACTATAGTTCTTGGTCTTTATAAAATACTTAACTATCTATTGCAGAGAGATTTACAAGTTTTTTTAAAATTTTTTAAAGAGACCGCGCATAAAGATTATGTCTTAAATCCGCATACTATATTTTTTAAAGATTTTAAAATAATGGTCGGTTATGCAAATAATATGGTGGATACGATAAGTGAGCAAAAAAGAATATTAAAAGATTTAAATCAAAACCTTGAAGACAGGGTTAAGAAAAAAACAATTAATCTACAAGAAACAAATAAAAAACTACTACAAGAAAAAGAGTTTTCAGAAGAGATACTAGATGCACAAAAAAAGTTTCTTCGTTATACGGTACATGAAACAAATACCCCTCTTAGTGTCATTCTTACTTCAATAGAACTCTACACTATGAAACATCCAAAGGATAAGCATCTATCAAAAATAGAAGCGGCTGTTAAAAATATATTTAGCATCTATGATGATTTAAGTTACTTGGTAAAAAAAGACCAAGTTGAATATCCGAAATCTATGATTAATTTTGGAGACTATATAAGTTATAGAATAGATTTTTTTAAAGATGTAGCTACCATGTCTAAAGTTAGTTTTGATTATAATGTGCCTGAAGAAAATTTACATATATATTTTAACAAGACAAAATTACAACGTATTGTAGATAATACGATTACAAATGCGATTAAATATACATTGGCAGGTGAAATTATAGATGTAAATTTAAAACAGTTTGGTTCAAACATAGAGTTTTCTATGTCTAGTAAATCAAAAGCTATTAAAGAAATCGATAAAGTGTTTGAAGCATACTATAGAGAAGAAAAAAACCGCGAAGGTTTTGGACTTGGACTTCAAATGGTACGAAATATTTGTGATGAAGAGGGTGTCGAGATTAAAGTTAGTTCGGATGAGAATAAAACATCTTTTACATATGTATTTAAAATGATAGGCGAATAA
- a CDS encoding peptidylprolyl isomerase, translating to MFGRTELKTYDLSQEEINKFQYAKIDTAKGIIWIKLLPEETPNTVANFAHLANTGFYDNLNFHRVIPGFMAQGGCPHGTGTGGPDWAIPCETEKNTTIHRRGALSMAHAGPNTGGSQFFITFVPTPHLDGVHTVFGLIEEDDADSFAVLDSIEMQDAINSISVVENR from the coding sequence ATGTTTGGAAGAACAGAACTTAAAACATACGACTTATCTCAAGAAGAGATCAATAAATTTCAATACGCGAAGATAGATACTGCAAAAGGTATTATCTGGATTAAACTGCTTCCTGAGGAGACTCCAAATACGGTTGCAAACTTTGCACATTTAGCTAATACCGGTTTTTACGATAACCTTAACTTCCACCGTGTAATACCGGGCTTTATGGCTCAAGGCGGATGCCCTCACGGTACAGGAACAGGAGGACCGGACTGGGCTATCCCTTGTGAAACTGAGAAAAACACTACTATTCATAGACGTGGTGCACTTTCAATGGCACACGCAGGTCCAAATACAGGTGGAAGCCAATTTTTCATCACTTTCGTTCCAACTCCTCACTTAGACGGTGTCCATACTGTTTTTGGTCTTATCGAAGAAGACGATGCAGATAGTTTTGCAGTTCTTGACTCTATAGAGATGCAAGATGCTATAAACTCTATAAGCGTAGTAGAAAATAGATAA
- a CDS encoding epoxyqueuosine reductase QueH, with translation MLVHICCSVDSHFFLEKLQKDYPQEKLTGFFYDPNIHPYSEYQLRLLDVQRSCKKLGIEVIEGEYDYESWMDAVKGLEKEPEKGARCEVCFDKRFETSANKALELGETTFTTTLLVSPLKSQEQLKRSGELFEKKHGVKFIAVDYRSGGGTQDQSRVTKEEQLYRQDYCGCIYGLTIQREQQNRLMDEMFSPVSGAILPASIEERLEFYKKRIELEDKGVKYKILKQKFLNYRQFSSRLIKGKREIIPSYTLSYSLLNRKKAQGRIEFEHDKVYYLNKDEIKIITLDYYNAIASTEYKNVFELIYGQENFENELKIRNLILKNENNYLLDLSPVIIVDTIPDAKITYELDAKIYDDVKEKLITL, from the coding sequence ATGCTGGTCCACATATGTTGTAGCGTAGATTCCCACTTCTTTTTAGAAAAGCTACAAAAGGACTACCCGCAGGAGAAGCTTACAGGCTTTTTCTACGACCCAAATATACATCCATATTCAGAATATCAACTCAGACTTTTAGATGTACAACGTTCATGCAAAAAACTTGGCATCGAAGTAATAGAGGGTGAATACGATTATGAATCTTGGATGGATGCAGTCAAAGGGCTAGAGAAAGAGCCTGAAAAAGGTGCCAGATGCGAAGTATGTTTTGATAAACGCTTTGAAACATCGGCAAATAAAGCACTAGAACTTGGCGAGACAACTTTCACAACAACACTTCTTGTAAGCCCTTTAAAATCTCAAGAGCAACTAAAACGCTCAGGAGAATTATTTGAGAAAAAGCACGGCGTAAAATTTATAGCAGTTGACTATCGCTCCGGTGGCGGCACACAAGACCAATCACGTGTTACTAAAGAAGAACAACTATATCGTCAAGACTACTGTGGATGCATCTATGGTTTAACTATACAACGTGAACAACAAAATAGACTTATGGATGAGATGTTTTCACCTGTTTCAGGGGCAATTCTTCCTGCTTCTATCGAGGAAAGATTAGAGTTTTATAAAAAGAGGATAGAACTAGAAGATAAAGGTGTTAAATATAAAATTCTAAAACAAAAGTTTTTAAACTATCGTCAATTTTCATCAAGACTTATAAAAGGCAAACGTGAAATAATACCTTCTTATACACTTTCTTACTCTTTACTGAATAGAAAAAAAGCACAAGGACGCATAGAATTTGAACACGACAAAGTCTATTATTTAAATAAAGATGAGATAAAAATTATTACATTAGATTATTATAATGCAATAGCTTCAACTGAGTATAAAAACGTTTTTGAACTAATTTACGGACAAGAAAATTTTGAAAATGAACTAAAAATCAGAAATTTAATTTTAAAGAATGAAAACAACTATTTATTAGACCTCAGCCCCGTAATTATAGTCGATACTATACCTGATGCAAAGATTACATATGAATTGGATGCAAAAATATATGATGATGTTAAAGAAAAACTGATAACCTTATAA
- the fabZ gene encoding 3-hydroxyacyl-ACP dehydratase FabZ: MVMDVTQIQKIIPHRYPFLLVDRITEVNINKNLVGYKNISISEPVFQGHFPGHPIYPGVMILEGMAQAGGILAFQSMEMTEEEAAKKVVYFMSIDNAKFRTPVKPGDRLEYRISIVKQKAAIWMLRGEAFVDDKLVSEADLKAMIVDK; this comes from the coding sequence ATGGTTATGGATGTAACTCAAATTCAAAAAATTATTCCCCATCGTTACCCCTTTTTACTTGTTGATAGAATCACTGAAGTAAATATAAATAAAAACTTGGTAGGCTATAAGAACATAAGTATAAGTGAACCCGTATTTCAAGGTCACTTTCCCGGACACCCTATATATCCCGGTGTTATGATACTAGAAGGTATGGCTCAAGCCGGAGGAATTTTGGCATTTCAAAGTATGGAGATGACAGAGGAAGAAGCTGCAAAAAAAGTAGTATATTTTATGAGCATCGATAATGCAAAATTTAGAACCCCAGTTAAACCCGGAGACAGATTAGAATACAGAATTTCAATTGTAAAACAAAAAGCTGCTATTTGGATGTTAAGAGGTGAAGCTTTTGTTGATGACAAACTTGTTTCAGAAGCTGATTTAAAAGCTATGATCGTAGATAAGTAA